GAAGGTCTGCCGGAGAATTTCTTCCTGTGGACGCGCAGCGCCCGCGATCTGCTGGTGGTGCAAAGCGACAAGCGACCCAAGGTCGAATTTGCCGTGCAGCGCAACCTGGCCGATGCCGTGGCCATTGCCAAGCGCCGCACTGAGGTCCGCAGCGAGGGTCTGGTCAAGTATTCCCTGCTGGGCCTGCCGGTGGAAATGCAGGGCGTGTTCAAGATCCTGCTGACGGTGCCGATCGGCGCCTTCGTCATGCTGGTCATGCGCAATCTGATCGGCGTCAAGACCTTCGGTACCTTCATGCCGGTGCTGATCGCGCTGGCCTTCCGCGAAACCCAGATCATCTCCGGTGTCATCCTGTTCTCGCTGGTGGTATCGCTGGGCTTGCTGGCACGCTTCTATCTGGAGCGATTACGGCTGTTGCTCGTGCCCAGGCTGACCAGCGTGCTGATTCTGGTGATCCTGTTGATGAGCATGATCAGCGTGATCGCCCACCAGCTGGATATTCCGGTGGGCTTGTCCATTGCCCTGTTCCCGATGGTGATCATGACCATGACCATCGAGCGCATGTCCATCGCCTGGGACGAGCGCGGACCGGGCACCGCCATCAAGGAGGGCATCGGCACGCTGATCATCGCCTCGCTGGCCTATACCGTGATGACCTGGGCGCCGCTGGAGCATCTGGTGTTCGTGTTCCCGGAACTGCTGTTGGTGCTGCTCGGCATCACCCTGCTGCTGGGGCGCTATTCCGGCTATCGATTGACTGAGTTGTTTCGTTTCCGGGCGCTCGCCGCCGAGCGCGAAGAGGCGCTGAAGAAAGGGCCGCCGGCTGACACGGACGCCAAGCCATGATCAACCCCTTCCGCATTGCCAGGCGCTTGCGCGAGATCGGCCTGGCGGGCATCAATCAGCGCAACGCGGATTTCGTGCTGCGCTACAACGCCCGCCGCTTCTATCCGCGCGTGGACGACAAGGTGCTGACCAAGAAGCTCGCCATCGAGCACGGCCTGCCGGTGCCCGAGCTGTATGCCGTGGTTCGAGAAGAACACGAGATCGAGGAGCTGCACGCCACGCTCAAGGATCGCGAGAGCTTCGTTGCCAAGCCGGCACATGGCTCCGGCGGTGACGGCATCCTGGTGATCACCGGTCGCCGCGGCGCCAAGTACCGCCGCAGCAACGGCCAGCTGATGGATCAGGACGATTTCGAGCACCATCTGTCGAACACCCTGTCGGGCCTGTTCAGCCTCGGTGGCCAGCCAGACGCGGTGCTGATCGAATACTGCGTGCAGTTCGATCCCATCTTCGATCACGTCAGCTACAAGGGCGTGCCCGATGTACGCGTGATCGTGTTCAAGGGCTATCCGGTGATGGCCATGATCCGCCTGCCCACGCGCATGTCCGATGGCAAGGCCAATCTGCACCAGGGCGCCATCGGTGTCGGCATCGACATTCCCACCGGGCTCACCCGACGCGGCGTCTGGGGCAACGAGCCGGTCAAGGAACACCCCGATACCGAGCACTCGATCATTGGCCTGGAAATTCCACGTTGGGACGAACTGCTGATGATCGCGGCCCGGGCCAGCGAGATGAGCGGACTCGGTTACGTCGGCGTCGATCTGGTGCTCGACAAGGACCTCGGTCCGCTGATCCTGGAGCTCAACGCGCGCCCGGGTCTGGCCATCCAGATCGCCAACGGCAACGGCCTGGTGCACCGTTTGCGCAAGGTCGAGGCGCTCGAAGCCATCGACCCCGATCCCGCCGCCCGCGTGGCCTGGTCCCGCCGCGAATTCCCGACGCTGTAGCCGCGGCCCAGGGCCGTAACCCTGTGGGAGCGGGCTCTGCCCGCGACGGGCGATGCGCCAATCAGGGTCGTTCAGGTGCCGAGCCACGAGAGCGGGAAAACAGCCAGAATCATCAACGCGGAGAACGCAGAGAGTCGCGGAGAACGCAATGAGGAGCCGATCCAGGATCGCCCTTTGCGTTCTCTGCGTCCTGCTGCTGTCGTCAGGTCGCCGCGAGTTCGGGTTCTCGCGGAGGCCGTGAGCACAACGATCGCAACGCGAGGTCACCCCAACCTGTGTGCGGTCGCTGCCCGCGATCAGTGAATCGCCAGGTTCTGGGTTTGTCCGTCGCGGCTGAAGCCGCTCCCACAGGAAGAGAGGGTTGGCCTACTTCCCGCGCAGCTTGAACTTGGGTTTGCTGCGCGGCTCGAAGGCCTTGGGTGCCTTGACCGTCAGCTTGGCTTCGGCACTGGCGCCGTCCAGATCCAGGGCCAGGGTGTAGTCGCCCGGAGTCAGGTACAGCGGGTGTCCCAGACGCCGTGATTCGGCCAGTGGCGTCTTTGCCAGCACGCCCTCCAGGCTGGCGTTCTCGTCGGCATCCTGGTTGGCCTTGTTGACCCGGGCCACTTCGGCGGCGATGCCCAGTTCGGCATCGGCGAGCAGATCGTATTCGAGGCGGTTGATGCCGCGCTCGGCGGTGACCGGGATTTCGCGCACCAGATTCTTGTCTGCATCGAGCACCTTGAGCGTGCCGCTGCCGGCTTGCGCGGCCCAGTACTGGATCACCGATTTCGGCTTCTGCTCGTTGTGGTCGAACCACTCGCTCGGCTCCGAGCGCCAGCCGCGCGAATAATCGACGTCGGCCACGTGGAACAGATGCGCAGCCTTGGCCCGCACCTCGCTGCTCAGATCCTGAAGCGGCAGCACATCGACAATCCAGACGCTGCGGCCGTGGGTGCCAGCCACCAGTTCGCGATCGCGCGGGTGCACCACCAGATCGTGCACCGGCACGTTCGGCAGATTGCTCTGCAGGGATTGCCAGCTGCGGCCACGGTCGATGGACACGTAGACGCCCCGATCGCTGCCCACGTAAAGCACATCGGCATTGACCGGATCTTCCTTGATCACGTTGACCGGTTCGGCTGGCAGATTGGCGCTGATGCTGCGCCAGCGCTTGCCCAGATCGTCGGAGACATAGACATAGGCCGCCATGTCGTCGTCGCGATAGCCATTGAGACTGGCATAGACACGGTTGCGGTCATGGGCCGACAGCACCACGCGGCTGACCCAGCGATCCTTGACCAGACCGCGGGTGATCTCGCGCCACTCGACGCCGCCGTCTTCGGTGACCCACACCAGTCCGTCATCGGTGCCGGCTACCAGCAGGCCGAATTCACGCGGCGATTCGCTGACCGTGGTGATGGTGGCGAAGGGTACGTCGCCGCGATCCTGGCTGCGGCTGAGATCGCCGGAAATGGCGCGCCAGTGGCGGCCCTGGTCGAGTGAGCGGAACAGCTTGTTGGCGCCGAAATAGAGGATGTCCGGATTGTGTTCGGACAGCAGGATCGGGGTGTTCCAGTTGTAGCGCAGCGCGCTCTCGGCGAGTGCCGGTCGCGGTCGCACTTCGCCACCGTCCTTGCCGCTGCGTCGATACCAGCCGAACTGAAAGCCGGTGTAGTGCACGCTGGCGTCGCGCGGATCGATCTGCACCTGCATGCCGTCACCGCCATTGAGGAAACGCCAGCCATCGCCGCTCTGTTCCCAGAAGCTGCCTGGGGCGTCGAGGTCGATGCTGCTGGAACCTTTCCAGCTGCCGTTGTCCTGGAGGCCGGTGTAGACGTTGTACGGTTCCTCCATGTCGACCGCCACCGAATAGCTCTGGCCCACCGCCTGATGATCGAGCTTGAGCCAGCTGGCACCGCCGTCGTAGCTGACATCGACGCCGCCGTCATTGCCGTTGAGAATGCGCTCGGGATGGCTGGGGTCGATGGACCAGGCGTGATGGTCGACGTGGACCTGGGGGGCATTGATCCGGCCGCTCCAGCTGACGCCGCCATCCTCGCTGACCGCGGTCGGCAGTCCCAGCACGTACACCCGATCGGCGTTGTCGGGCGCGGCCTTGATGGCGCCGAAGTAGTAGCCGTAGGTATAGGTGAAATCGCGGATGGGCTCGCGGTTGACCTTGGCCCAGCTGGCGCCGGCGTCGTCCGAGCGCCACACTTCCAGACCCTTGATGTCGGTGTCGAACAGCGCCGCGTTGCCATCGCGCAGCTTGGCGCGCAGCTGATCCATGCTCAGCTCGTCGGACTTGATCCTGGCGATCAGGGTCTGGGCGTCGATGGTCGGATCAAAATCGTTGCCGCGGATGAACATCTCGATCTCGTCCGGGTCCTGGCGCAGGAACTCGTCCTTGCTCATGGTGCGCAAGGCGTTTGCTCGACAGCGGTCGGTCGCCGAGCCGGACCT
The sequence above is drawn from the Rhodanobacteraceae bacterium genome and encodes:
- a CDS encoding UUP1 family membrane protein, giving the protein MKKTQLYFLAFVVAAIGLSWAWYKWQVLQFPLSPREEVEVWSVEARLEFQGNGGPNKVRLQLPSRGPAAIPGFTVIDERLISRGYSEQVTKTKEGRQVEWVVRRASGRQVLYYRVNVVRDSTPYVETGEPKLRTPPDLSEAQTAAIDTIFEDVKMRSADVATFAREFVREFAAEDPRDEARVLLDGLDTMEDRAQFIARALAIRSIPARVLHGLPLGEPTAFEQLQPFLQVHNGTDWISISVTTGEEGLPENFFLWTRSARDLLVVQSDKRPKVEFAVQRNLADAVAIAKRRTEVRSEGLVKYSLLGLPVEMQGVFKILLTVPIGAFVMLVMRNLIGVKTFGTFMPVLIALAFRETQIISGVILFSLVVSLGLLARFYLERLRLLLVPRLTSVLILVILLMSMISVIAHQLDIPVGLSIALFPMVIMTMTIERMSIAWDERGPGTAIKEGIGTLIIASLAYTVMTWAPLEHLVFVFPELLLVLLGITLLLGRYSGYRLTELFRFRALAAEREEALKKGPPADTDAKP
- a CDS encoding alpha-L-glutamate ligase-like protein, whose protein sequence is MINPFRIARRLREIGLAGINQRNADFVLRYNARRFYPRVDDKVLTKKLAIEHGLPVPELYAVVREEHEIEELHATLKDRESFVAKPAHGSGGDGILVITGRRGAKYRRSNGQLMDQDDFEHHLSNTLSGLFSLGGQPDAVLIEYCVQFDPIFDHVSYKGVPDVRVIVFKGYPVMAMIRLPTRMSDGKANLHQGAIGVGIDIPTGLTRRGVWGNEPVKEHPDTEHSIIGLEIPRWDELLMIAARASEMSGLGYVGVDLVLDKDLGPLILELNARPGLAIQIANGNGLVHRLRKVEALEAIDPDPAARVAWSRREFPTL